Proteins from a genomic interval of Anas platyrhynchos isolate ZD024472 breed Pekin duck chromosome 4, IASCAAS_PekinDuck_T2T, whole genome shotgun sequence:
- the LOC140002508 gene encoding maestro heat-like repeat-containing protein family member 7: MPQPPAQRSRRFLLASSPNPEALSEWDEEGGMPPRQPRLAWQETWSSRGSNRPAEDSLLAEDRTPVEAILPAEDSSPAEATAQAAVSSQGEDSNDESQLLDPNKAWKLRRDKAVEFIRAYVRGKEKDDEEQKMLFLSKICDLCRTVTEKGVPMNLHGFCSKHKLVENIMALLEKEPVDSLRTEFRQKAMETVTVLSNTVPTALRGKKERLLHVCCKSVFFLPPESDMPETEGVLYAKTMSAMDLMLVAFILNCPKTSSSTELLNILEALLDFAHSKNPAVRERAVRRIERLGDFIVRYFVTENSDDYEKYKHSHDDSRELYIPILGKLLGHLFIFSNSNDSFGRAALDALFHFYKIVREGRECRLREDMENYAKRHKNLEHTTLPFSITSTPCEIAKGFGGHLFPAERLDIILTALEALQDSSIHDKQGACSVLDAALEDPDYWLTDVPTIMECIRKNLGSIHTASARQCLDSLLLQLTNVMPREEVKNLLQFSPPHDSTDLGMWEVILAMPQTLEKVLNIMMEDLPLYNWCTAVSENTCIRRLAMLAQNHISEEDFGNPVHLQSYLKHPSPEMRLVVLKGLCTVSERPEKARKLQVLLPDILEALQDTNTDVVMKALLVLKNVMAHVERRKASGPALQLAEKLLPLFDHASSQVQEHSICLFQAVVEAVLRQRKKKMKSTVHRSLLPLYFHTRDQSESVAKASGEALAVAAEFLRCKELKRLAQTEQMWRIGECLLQQDRGRVEEYLQQSQPYLKATQTLLRLEAVRFIGLAARYCKDQSEEKLNEILSVLQPSEKDPEPMVRSLAVQTTLILTSRHDAMPRRRFPLPWCC, encoded by the exons atgccgcaaccgcccgcccagaggagccgccggtttctCCTTGCGAGCTCTCCCAATCCAGAGGCTCTTTCTGaatgggatgaggagggaggcatgccccccaggcagcccaggctggcctggcaggagacctggtcttctaggggcagcaaccggccagcagaggacagcttgctggcagaggacagaaccccagtcgaggccattttgccggcagaggacagcagcccggcagaGGCCACTGCTCAGGCAGCAGTCAGCAGCCAGGGAGAGGACAGCAACGATGAGTCGCAgctgctggatccca ataaggcatggaaactgcgcagagacaaggccgtggaattcatcagggcgtatgtcagaggcaaagaaaag gacgacgaggagcagaagatgctgttcctcagcaaaatctgcgatctgtgcagaaCTGTCACAGAGAAGGGTGTGCcgatgaacttgcatggcttctgcagcaaacataagctggtggagaacatcatg gcgctactggaaaaggagcccgtggacagcttgcgcacagaattccggcagaaggccatggagactgtcaccgtcctcag caacaccGTACCGACAGCACTGcgtggcaaaaaggagagactcctgcatgtgtgctgcaagagcgtcttctttctgcctccggagtcggacatgccagagacagaaggagtgctctacgccaag actatgagtGCCATGGACCTCATGCTGGTGGCCTTCATACTCAACTGTCCAAAGACCAGTTCCAGCACAGAGTTGCTGAATATTTtggag GCGCTGCTGGACTTTGCCCACTCCAAAAACCCAGCTGTGcgtgagagagctgtgaggaggattgagaggctgggtgatttcatcGTCAGGTATTTTGTGACtgag aactcagatgactatgaaaaatacaagcacaGCCACGATGATTCTagagagctctacatccccatcctgggcaagctgctgggccacctcttcattttcagcaaTAGCAATGATTCCTTTGGACGCGCAGCTTTGGATGCTCTTTTTCACTTCTACAAAATcgtcagagaaggaagag aatgcagATTGAGAGAGGACATGGAAAATTATGCAAAGAGACACAAGAATTTGGAGCATACAacacttccattttctataacATCAACTCcctgtgaaattgccaag gggtttggaggacatctcttccctgctgagaggctggacatcatcctcacagcccttgaagctttacaagactccagcatccatgacaagcagggggcctgcagcgtgctggacgcagccttggaggaccctgactactggctgacagat gtgccaacgatcatggagtgcatcaggaaaaacctgggcagcatccacacggcatcggcgcggcagtgcctggactccctgcttctccagctgaCCAACGTGATGCCCAGGGAAGAagtcaagaacctgctgcagttctctccgccacatgacag cactgacctgggcatgtgggaggtgatcctggccatgccgcagaccttgGAGAAGGTTCTAAACATCATGATGGAAGACTTGCCGCTGTACAACTGGTGCACCGCTGTCAGCGAAaacacctgcatccgtcgcttggct atgctggcccagaatcacatttctgaggaggactttggtaacccagtgcacctccagagctacctgaagcacccaagcccagagatgcgcttggtggttctgaaagggctctgcaccgtgtcagagagacctgagaag gcaagaaAACTTCAGGtcctgctgccagacatcctggaggccctgcaggacaccaacacagacgtggtgatgaaggccctgcttgtgctgaaaaacgtgatggctcatgtggagaggaggaaggccagtggcccggctctgcagctggctgagaagctcctgccactctttgaccac gcgtccagccaggtgcaggagcactccatctgcctcttccaagccgtggtggaggctgtgctgcggcaaaggaagaagaaaatgaagagcaccgtgcacaggagccttctcccactctactttcacacgagagaccagagtgagagcgtagcaaag gcctctggggaagctcttgccgtggctgcagagtttctgcgatgcaaagagctcaagcgcttggcccagacagaacagatgtggaggatcggggagtgcttg ctgcagcaggacagaggcagagtagaagaatacctgcagcagagccagccctacctgaaggccactcagacccttttgcgacttgaggccgtcagattcattg gtcttgctgctcgctactgcaaggaccagagcgaggagaagctgaatgaaatcctcagtg tcctccagccttcagagaaagacccggaacccatggtccgttccctggcagttcaaaccaccctgatcctgacgtcaaggcatgACGCAATGCCaagacggagatttccactgccgtggtgctgctag